The following are encoded together in the Bos javanicus breed banteng chromosome 4, ARS-OSU_banteng_1.0, whole genome shotgun sequence genome:
- the PODXL gene encoding podocalyxin isoform X2, with product MRSALLLSAFLLPLPLLLSGNGTTKEQSSTVTSTKQSVTSTTASDQTSNSTPFKRSTAPTSTETSTVTAAPASIVASTSAQKSPTATANETTLVTTEDPTTTSTTVSASPESTSSRNAMNDSPTSRIPTTHSVTTDSVTAKEGSQKISTSPDPTIIPSISPILSSSTNLSSTQQPSPSPVTSAPGTSEPTGSFPEGSDKMTVTTSLGRMTSPTFTAQVTTLKTQVAVEGTQHTSSETPAVTVATGVQQPTGSSRGRGTTSLVRRSTISSTQLTSNAPQSSSTPSPTSVILTNIGKIQCHPPEKLNESKLSLNISNANSCNAVASNHKLVEVLCQAVKSSFNKTQDECHIEMAPGSHAQEVDIKQITIISGSQRHAVWGSRTTRRDGGPVQHAPDHHYCLHGILLAPGGGPLWLLPPAPLP from the exons GGACAACCAAGGAACAAAGCTCAACTGTCACGAGCACAAAGCAGTCGGTAACATCCACAACCGCCAGTGATCAGACATCGAATTCAACCCCATTCAAACGCAGTACAGCCCCGACATCCACTGAGACATCCACTGTGACCGCAGCACCGGCCAGCATTGTGGCGTCAACCTCAGCCCAGAAAAGCCCAACTGCCACAGCCAATGAAACCACTCTTGTAACTACTGAAGATCCTACAACCACATCAACCACAGTCTCAGCAAGTCCTGAAAGCACGAGCAGCCGGAATGCAATGAATGATTCACCCACATCCAGAATCCCAACTACCCACAGTGTGACCACAGACAGCGTGACTGCTAAGGAAGGCAGTCAGAAAATCTCCACATCTCCAGATCCGACTATCATCCCAAGCATCTCTCCTATTCTGTCCTCCTCGACCAACCTCTCAAGCACTCAGCAGCCTAGCCCCAGCCCTGTGACTTCGGCTCCTGGGACTTCAGAGCCCACAGGGAGTTTCCCTGAGGGATCAGACAAAATGACCGTAACTACAAGTTTAGGCAGGATGACAAGTCCCACCTTCACAGCTCAGGTGACCACACTGA AAACACAGGTCGCAGTTGAAGGAACTCAACACACCTCCAGTGAGACGCCAGCTGTCACTGTCGCCACTGGAGTTCAGCAACCTACAGGCTCTTCACGGGGACGTGGGACCACATCTCTTGTCAGGAGATCCACCATCTCCAGCACTCAGTTGACATCAAATGCCCCCCAAAGCTCCAGCACGCCTTCTCCCACCTCAGTAATTCTAACAAATATAGGGAAG ATCCAGTGCCATCCTCCTGAAAAGCTGAATGAGAGCAAACTCTCCCTGAACATCTCCAACGCCAACAGCTGT AACGCAGTTGCTTCAAATCACAAACTGGTCGAGGTGTTGTGCCAAGCAGTAAAATCCTCCTTCAACAAAACTCAAGATGAGTGCCATATAGAGATGGCTCCTGGTTCACATGCCCAGGAAGTGGACATCAAACAAATTACTATCATCA GTGGGAGTCAGAGACATGCAGTTTGGGGGTCAAGGACCACCAGAAGAGATGGAGGACCGGTTCAGCATGCCCCTGATCATCACTATTGTCTGCATGGCATCCTTCTTGCTCCTGGTGGCGGCCCTCTATGGCTGCTGCCACCAGCGCCTCTCCCATAG